gcctattctaggtacTTCGTGTAAGTGGAATAATACAATATTTCCCCTTCTGCCCTTGGCCGATTTCACACAGAATAACGTTTTCCAAGACCACTGGTACTCTGGCATCTATCAGAATTCCATTCCTCTTTACGGCAGAATCGTCCTCCCCTGTCTACAGACCATACACCTGGTCTCTGTCCAGGTGTCTGCTGGTGGATGCTTGGGTCTCTTCAACTTTTGGCTCATTATCACTTTTTCAAAACGTGGAGAGTAATATTTTTGATTGGTCCATGCAATTTTAACACAAGGGTAACTCCCCCCCCTTTTCACAACTAAGACACAAAACTGTTTcacacaggcaaaaaaaaaaaaaaaaaagtaaatttctagAAACGTAGGTCCAACCAAGTATCTGTGGACTGAGAGCAATTTCTCTCTTCTGGTAAATTCTGTAAACAGGCTTGATGTTATCTTTAACGAGATCTTAGAACTCAGGCCAAACTCCAACCACCACAACTGGGCAATATTGGTGGTGCCCGTGAGGGTCAGAGAGGCACATGCCCCCCATCACTTGCAAGTCTCTTTCTACGCCAACGGATTTTGAACAACTGTGCTGCAGCCTTCAGAAATGTTTTTCTAGGTTTGGTCACTCAGGGGAATACTTGGATCTCCCGGGAGATTTCGAAAGTTTGGTGCTTGAACCCTATCCCAAGTGATTGGGATTCAAGGCTTTCGTGCTTTGTTCTGGGCCCTGGGATCTCTAAGCGCCCCTGCCCCCCCAAGGGAGCACAATGTGCAGCCAAGGCCAGGAACCACTGAGCTCGGGTACCCTACAAACGGACCCAAGTGTGGGACAGTGGAGGAGGCAGGTTCTCCCCGTTCTGGGATATCCACGGGGATTCTCTGAGGCTTGTTTGAGAGGACAAAGCAGTAACCTCTGTCCTATTTGGAGTATCAAAAGATGGAAAGAGATCATGGCAAAGATGGGATCAGAAACTCACTAGATTAAAGGCTGAGGCTGACTTAACTGGCCTTGTCCAGGGACAGAGCTCCCTCCATCTCTGAGCCAGCCCCGACTCCCAAGTGGACGTAGGTGACCTGGTGAGGTCTGGAAATGGAGCTGGCCTggtgggaggaggatggggaaggtAGGGAGACGCTGCATCTCGTCACATCCTCGGAGAAGCTGCGTTTACGCGTGCATCTCATCAGCCCATCAGCGAGTGTTTGCTGAGGTCCTACCGTGTGCCGGGACCTGCACAGATGCTGGGCATGCTGAGGGGAAGAACACAGGCCCCGCCGGCCAGCTGCTCACAGGGAGTGACATCCTGTGGCTCCCGAGGTGCGAGATGCACAGCTTCTATGAGCTTAGTTACAAACTGTCACTCGCAGCACCTGGCAGCCTTCGGCAGGGGCTTCTCCCGGTGCACGTGAGACTGTCAGCAGACCCTCGGTGCCACTCAGGGTCTCGAACAACTTCAGAGGTGGGCTAGGCTCCCATTCCAGTCCTGTGCTCCCACATCTTTCCCACAGTTCCTGCCTTCTACCCCCCCAAGGGTGAGGTGCAGGGAGTCCACAGACTGTAATACCAGCTCAAGAGAAACGGAAGATTGAGAGTGGTTCAGGATGGAAGCTGCGAACAGAGGGGTTTATGGACATCTGGGGAACCAGGATAGGTCCTGGGGCCATGGGAGTAGCGAACTGCACAGGAGACCTTCTGGGAGAAGCGAGGAAGAAGCCGAGAGCAGAGCTGGAGCCACAGGCCAGTGTGGGGAATTGAGATGCCCCAGAGGCCTGACCTCCAGGGTCCCTTCTCAGCGGCAGCTCCCGGGAGGCCCCGCGGGATGGGCTCCAGGTGGGTGCTTGTGTCTCATGGATGGGTCTCTTGCAGGGCTGTGTGCTGGCCAAGGAAGCAGGGGGACCGACGGTGAGTTCCTTCAGTCAGatcctccttctccttcactCCAAACTCTCTGTatcacttctctttccttcaggGGGTTTCCTGGGAGCAGACAAGGGCACCGAAACCCCGTCCTGATCTCTGCTTCCTTCCAGAGTCCCTTCCCAAGCcctccctcagggcctggcccagcTCGGTGATGCCTTCCTCGGGTAATGTGACGCTGCAATGCCAGACTTCTACCAAGAATGTCAACTTTGTTCTCAGAAAGGGAAAAGTTCCTTTGGAGTCTATGCAATCATGGATTCCCACAGATGGGCTGGCTGAATTTCAACTCACTGACCTACAACCCAGAGATGCTGGAGCGTACACCTGTGACTACTATAGACAGCGGGCCCCGAGCACACGTTCAAAGCCCAGTGACATCCTCCTACTACTGGTGACAGGTAAGGAGAGTGCCTTGGAGGGACACAGGGTCTTGCAGGGACAGGTGTGGGGGAGGAACCGAGGGAAGGAAGGGgcaaggggagacagagagacacagaacaGAAAGAGCCAGGGCTTGACGGGGAAATCGCCTTCCCACAGTCAGAGTGGAAAGAGGGTGAGATCAGGGAACCCCTGCTGGGAGAACAAGGGTGGGTGGAGGACTCAGGGCTTCTCCCCATGACCTTGGAGCCCTCCTTCTCTTCCAGGAAGTTTTCTTAAACCTTCCCTGCAAGCCCACCAAAGGAGTGAGGTGACCGCAGGAGACACCATGACCCTGAGGTGCCAGACGCCAGCCAATGTTTATGAGACTATAATGTTTGCTCTACTGAAGGTGGGAGCAGCAGGGCCAGTTCAGCTCCAGGGTCCAGTAAAGAAGGAGACAGACTTCTCCCTCCAGAATGTGACAGCTGGTGACACTGGGAACTACAGTTGTGTGTACTTCCAGACCAGTGCTCCTTTCTGGGCCTCCAAGCCCAGCGATCATCTGGAGATCTGGGTGACAGGTGAGGTTTTGTATgattttcttagagcattttaaaattttaattcatttcttaattagtttgttcttattttgactattttattgAGTCttattttgactatttttcttgagttttcttGACCTATAACTGACTTACAACACTGTTAAAGtgtgcaacattttttttttaaaccggaGAGCATTTCTTCTGTTGCTTTCCAATTCCTGTTTCTCCTTGCCTCCCTGATCACCTCCTTTTTAAACCTCTCCTTTCCTACTTTAGAGTCTTTGGCCTTTGTTGCTTGGCCTTCTGGGAGACTTTCTCAGCTTGTTCTTCCAAACAACCCACTCCGCCCCCACCAGAGCCCCTTCTGCCACCCCGGGCGTCCCTGAGAGCTGTGGTCCGTCCTGCTGATGGCAACTCCATGGCAGTACCTTTCTCACTCTTAGAACACGCTGCTCCCCGGCCGCCTGCTGTCGTGACACAGCTCAGTATCTTCTAAACTTGCTGCTTTGTGGGAGGCTGCGCCCGCGTCCTCAGCcttgtgtatgtttatgtgtgcGCTGTGGTCGGCGAACGTTCTGTAGTTAGGACGCAAGGTCAGGGTGGGCAGTGCCGAGAGGTGCAGAGGGCATCCTGGGCCTGGCGGCATCCTCACGGGCCTCTCCCCATGGACTCTGTCTC
The genomic region above belongs to Neovison vison isolate M4711 chromosome 7, ASM_NN_V1, whole genome shotgun sequence and contains:
- the LOC122911681 gene encoding T-cell-interacting, activating receptor on myeloid cells protein 1-like; the protein is MISKLVMLLCLRLCAGQGSRGTDESLPKPSLRAWPSSVMPSSGNVTLQCQTSTKNVNFVLRKGKVPLESMQSWIPTDGLAEFQLTDLQPRDAGAYTCDYYRQRAPSTRSKPSDILLLLVTGSFLKPSLQAHQRSEVTAGDTMTLRCQTPANVYETIMFALLKVGAAGPVQLQGPVKKETDFSLQNVTAGDTGNYSCVYFQTSAPFWASKPSDHLEIWVTAPPGAESEDYTSGNLIRLGLAAVIVVIMGALVAEAWCGQKESPRGST